In the genome of Pelobacter seleniigenes DSM 18267, one region contains:
- a CDS encoding MBL fold metallo-hydrolase — MGVTITVLCENSVERVSPAGLLGEHGFACHLATPYGKFLFDTGSGLSLLHNARRLGVDLSDLQGIIISHGHYDHTGGLEQVLQETGPVPIYAHPDLFTRRFSSLNGESRQIGLPWQQAELEQMGAVFEFSRNAREIVPGMILSGEIPRLSAAETGDPRLMAYSEQGAQVSDPLYDDQSLFIHSEQGLVILLGCAHAGLINIINHAAAVTEQTKFYMVLGGTHLKFCSEQQMMATVHRLAEANVKRIGAAHCTGLRGAYVLAESFGDRFFSASVGTTVTL, encoded by the coding sequence ATGGGCGTAACAATAACAGTTCTTTGCGAAAACTCCGTGGAACGGGTCAGTCCGGCCGGGCTGCTGGGTGAGCATGGCTTTGCCTGCCACCTGGCGACCCCCTACGGCAAGTTCCTTTTTGACACTGGCAGCGGGTTAAGTCTGCTCCATAATGCGCGTAGGCTGGGGGTCGATCTGAGCGATCTGCAAGGCATTATCATCAGCCATGGGCATTATGATCACACCGGCGGGCTGGAGCAGGTACTGCAAGAGACCGGTCCGGTTCCAATTTATGCTCACCCGGACCTGTTCACCCGTCGCTTCAGCAGCCTGAATGGCGAGTCGCGGCAGATCGGCCTGCCCTGGCAGCAGGCGGAACTGGAGCAAATGGGTGCGGTGTTCGAATTCTCCAGAAACGCGCGAGAAATCGTCCCGGGGATGATTTTGTCCGGAGAAATTCCGCGTCTGTCGGCCGCCGAAACCGGCGATCCCAGACTGATGGCCTATTCGGAACAAGGAGCACAGGTCAGTGATCCACTTTACGACGACCAGTCCCTTTTTATTCACAGCGAGCAAGGGTTGGTCATTCTGCTGGGCTGTGCCCATGCCGGGCTGATCAATATCATCAATCATGCTGCCGCGGTCACCGAACAGACCAAATTCTACATGGTGCTCGGGGGAACCCACCTGAAATTCTGCAGCGAGCAGCAGATGATGGCAACCGTACACCGCCTGGCCGAAGCCAACGTGAAACGGATCGGAGCTGCTCATTGCACCGGGCTGCGCGGGGCTTATGTCCTGGCGGAAAGTTTCGGGGATCGGTTCTTTTCCGCCTCGGTCGGAACCACGGTCACCTTGTAA
- a CDS encoding mechanosensitive ion channel domain-containing protein produces MNRVLRLFLVLLLFLHGPLWAADSAATPATQGSPDKAAQTYPGLSELGPRSTEEAGFVAKAQDQLKQLAALGPLGKNLEQLAEQVKKLNLEIKPFGSPETWYVDRLTHYSRQFDQLQQSLDGLQEDLTNRQQQVEGIREQTATDREFWSQWATELKKQKLQLPQQTLNRVRQQLQQLDKEIKTDTDKLLTLQEQAGAIQRDLILTTDSLKLGLEKLRQATFRKNAHSFFSPLFFEQFNRELLLKARDGLVAVFTFDWGFIEENSFRFGLMLVAFGGISGLIFLYRKRFENTDEWQFVLRHPVAVGAFLSIILFLMWTPALPTLIRFAFQAGAVVAATTMAISLVENRRQGWALGLAGLVFIVTSAIRTISLPEPLFRVYIATLALFFIPLLVQQIDISRQQRGSKRGRLFRGLLRMGILVLTVSLVGQVAGYINFSTWLLQASFETGMALLFVRMLLLLSGGGIDEFIDHQQQARRTFFVRFGTDLASKLKRLLQVLVVGFSIFYLLPVWRIFTTLNEGWSFLSQYGFNFGASRITVEMLGLAICSFYLAIQASWLLQGMSDTHFFAPRTVDRGVSDAVKKLIHYAIVSIGFLIALGFLGMKLQNFIVLLGAFGVGIGFGLQDIVNNFLSGLILLFERPIKVGDGVLIDNEYGVVTRIGLRSTVVENLNQAELIVPNSQIISQKVTNWTLSSRRVRLVIAVGVAYGSDLQKVLQVLRETAEQHPDVLAEPQPVPLFIQFGASSLDFELRVWIPNVDERPRVQNDLLLEVDRRFREEGIEIPFPQRDLHLRSIAPGILPGKESE; encoded by the coding sequence TTGAACCGCGTCCTGAGATTATTCCTCGTCTTGCTGCTGTTCTTGCACGGTCCTCTCTGGGCGGCTGATTCGGCGGCAACTCCCGCGACGCAGGGCTCACCGGACAAAGCAGCCCAGACCTATCCAGGACTGAGTGAACTTGGCCCCAGGTCGACGGAAGAAGCCGGCTTTGTCGCCAAAGCCCAGGATCAGCTCAAGCAATTGGCGGCGCTGGGTCCGCTGGGCAAAAATCTGGAACAGCTTGCCGAGCAGGTCAAAAAACTGAACCTTGAAATCAAACCCTTTGGCTCTCCCGAAACCTGGTATGTTGACCGCCTGACTCATTACAGCCGGCAATTCGACCAGTTGCAGCAGTCTTTGGACGGTTTGCAGGAAGACCTGACCAACCGCCAGCAGCAGGTGGAAGGGATTCGGGAACAGACTGCGACGGATCGTGAGTTCTGGAGTCAGTGGGCCACGGAGTTGAAAAAACAGAAGCTGCAGCTTCCGCAGCAGACGTTGAACCGGGTGAGGCAACAACTGCAGCAGCTGGATAAGGAAATAAAGACAGACACCGATAAATTACTCACCTTGCAGGAGCAGGCCGGGGCGATTCAGAGAGATCTGATTTTGACCACGGACAGCCTGAAACTGGGGCTGGAAAAGCTCCGCCAGGCGACTTTCCGCAAGAACGCCCATTCCTTTTTTTCTCCGCTTTTCTTTGAACAATTTAATCGGGAGCTGCTCCTCAAGGCCCGCGACGGGCTGGTTGCCGTATTCACTTTCGATTGGGGCTTCATCGAGGAAAACAGTTTTCGCTTCGGCCTGATGCTGGTCGCCTTTGGCGGGATTTCAGGGTTGATTTTCCTGTATCGCAAGCGCTTTGAAAATACCGATGAGTGGCAGTTCGTGCTGCGCCACCCGGTTGCCGTAGGTGCCTTTCTGTCAATCATCCTGTTTCTGATGTGGACTCCGGCGCTGCCGACATTGATCCGCTTTGCCTTTCAGGCCGGGGCGGTGGTCGCGGCGACCACCATGGCCATCTCCCTGGTGGAAAATCGGCGTCAAGGGTGGGCGCTGGGTCTGGCCGGACTGGTCTTTATCGTGACCTCAGCGATCCGGACGATCTCCCTGCCGGAGCCCCTGTTCCGTGTGTATATTGCCACTCTGGCCCTGTTTTTCATCCCCCTGCTGGTCCAGCAGATCGATATCTCACGGCAGCAGCGTGGCAGCAAAAGGGGGCGTTTATTCCGCGGTTTGCTGCGTATGGGGATCCTGGTCTTAACCGTCAGCCTGGTCGGTCAGGTGGCCGGCTATATCAATTTTTCCACATGGTTGCTGCAGGCCTCCTTTGAGACCGGTATGGCGCTGTTATTCGTGCGCATGCTCCTGTTGCTGAGCGGTGGTGGTATCGATGAATTCATTGACCATCAGCAGCAGGCACGGCGGACCTTTTTTGTCCGCTTCGGTACTGACCTGGCCAGTAAGTTGAAGCGCTTACTGCAGGTTCTGGTGGTCGGCTTTTCCATATTTTACCTGCTGCCGGTCTGGCGGATTTTCACGACCCTCAATGAAGGGTGGAGTTTCTTAAGTCAGTACGGGTTCAATTTCGGTGCGTCCCGGATTACCGTGGAGATGCTCGGTCTTGCCATCTGCTCCTTCTATCTGGCCATCCAGGCGTCCTGGCTGCTGCAGGGGATGAGCGACACCCACTTTTTTGCTCCGCGAACCGTCGACCGGGGGGTGAGCGATGCCGTCAAAAAACTGATCCATTATGCCATTGTGTCCATCGGGTTTCTGATTGCCCTCGGTTTTCTCGGCATGAAACTGCAGAACTTTATCGTTTTGCTGGGGGCCTTCGGGGTCGGCATCGGCTTTGGACTGCAGGATATCGTCAATAATTTTCTGTCCGGTTTGATCCTGTTGTTTGAAAGACCGATCAAGGTGGGGGACGGGGTTCTCATCGACAATGAGTATGGGGTTGTCACCCGGATCGGGTTGCGTTCCACGGTGGTTGAAAACCTGAACCAGGCGGAGTTGATTGTGCCGAACTCCCAGATCATTTCGCAAAAGGTCACCAACTGGACCCTGTCCAGCCGCAGGGTTCGCCTGGTCATTGCCGTTGGCGTCGCTTACGGCAGCGACCTGCAGAAAGTTCTGCAGGTTCTGCGCGAAACCGCCGAACAGCATCCGGATGTTCTGGCCGAACCGCAGCCGGTGCCACTGTTCATTCAGTTCGGAGCCAGCTCACTCGATTTTGAACTGCGGGTCTGGATCCCCAATGTTGATGAGCGGCCCAGGGTGCAAAATGATCTGCTGCTTGAGGTCGATCGGCGCTTCCGTGAAGAGGGAATCGAAATTCCTTTTCCGCAACGTGATCTGCATCTGCGGTCGATTGCCCCGGGAATCCTGCCCGGAAAAGAGAGCGAATAA
- the moaC gene encoding cyclic pyranopterin monophosphate synthase MoaC, which yields MNFNHFDESGRAIMVDVSAKKKTLRTATAAARVRMSPELLQRILDGTTSKGDVLGVARLAGISASKKTAELIPLSHPLSIHHAAIEFTPVPADGEILVRATVRAYERTGVEMEAMVAASLAALTIYDMCKGADKGIIISEVVLEYKEGGKSGVYRREQQG from the coding sequence ATGAATTTTAACCATTTTGATGAAAGCGGCCGGGCCATCATGGTCGATGTCAGCGCCAAAAAGAAAACCCTACGGACTGCCACCGCTGCGGCGAGGGTCAGGATGTCACCGGAACTGCTGCAAAGAATTCTGGATGGTACGACCAGCAAAGGAGATGTCCTGGGGGTGGCCAGGCTGGCGGGGATTTCCGCCTCAAAAAAAACCGCGGAGCTGATTCCGCTGTCCCACCCCTTGTCCATTCATCATGCGGCCATCGAATTTACCCCTGTGCCGGCTGACGGGGAGATTCTGGTGCGAGCGACGGTCAGGGCTTATGAGCGGACCGGGGTGGAAATGGAAGCGATGGTTGCCGCTTCTCTGGCGGCCCTGACCATTTACGATATGTGTAAAGGGGCGGATAAGGGGATCATCATCAGCGAGGTGGTGTTGGAGTATAAAGAAGGGGGCAAGAGCGGGGTTTACCGCAGAGAGCAACAAGGTTGA
- a CDS encoding AsmA-like C-terminal domain-containing protein translates to MIWQSLKITTRVFCFFLLFCAILATILIVFASQLDLDNYRQSLEQELSAALAQPVRIGHSSLTFNRGLAIEFRQLELGPEDAPLAIIPRITATLEIPPLFEKKISLKQVQLDNPELNLTLPLPVQEKRNSSHQLINSLGIESLSVRNARLKVFYLRDGKSIKRAEISGIHSVLRGWQPGKKGQLIATGHVDQTGADFVLETSLPSSTDPAVWRQETLTTKLQLSHLSTLHLPKIPNQQYPAAVDLKLDISGTPASGTQLLAEIKDSATAEKLFTMSGLWTSSSQRDSITKLQGTLLELPVAGQIEMVRAAGKTHLSGTLGAKDIRLDRELLAKWRIPNAQKLTSGHLDQLSVSLDKTWLTGQKQRSLPRIDTQVVLSQLQWDIPQLKQFQNFSITTRLENQQLKISQGNFAVGDHPFSFSGSITHPFLEPDADLKIVTTPDLAQLQQQLSLPAGWTMQGTTELSLSLTGALFSPNFQLRAKLADAGFHFADFFRKKPAQPASLGISGQLNPDRIDVAQAVLNLPNNQLSGSGYLLLNQNLTNYGFSLSPLNLTTLKPLSPLLQELQANGRISMDLTVQGQDLDGRITLQDFGAHLTRILGELQKTTGTVALDRNGLSFTQLSANLGESRFLVDGKLSNWQDPQLSLDVSAAKIRSHDLIFPNRTMELHDLRGHLQIDRNGIRFAPVTVEIKETTKARVVGTVTDFSDPQVALDISGERVDVLDIIKLFHGPHEEPGEHHLSKPIKIRVAAKEGTIGGLHFQNASGVITEEKGLFVLAPLYFHNGDGWCRARVEFNGNDDQAPLKVSGHAEGVSASILHQDLFSKPGLIKGKLDGDFFVQGAPTGEDFWNTAVGGIHIQVHDGTLHKFNSLSKVFSLLNISQLFVGKLPDMAKEGMPFDLMEGSIKIADGRMTTEDLRIHSEAMNLSLVGSQGLVDDSLDFTLGVMPLRTVDKVITSIPVAGWVLTGEDKALLTAYFKIEGSNEDPKVSVIPVDSISNTVLGIFKRTLGLPGKLVKDIGNLFKSAPEKKTEP, encoded by the coding sequence ATGATTTGGCAATCACTAAAAATAACCACCAGAGTTTTCTGTTTTTTCCTGTTGTTTTGCGCCATTCTGGCGACAATTCTGATTGTTTTTGCCAGCCAGTTGGACCTCGACAATTATCGCCAATCCCTGGAACAGGAGTTGAGCGCAGCCCTCGCCCAGCCAGTCCGCATCGGCCACAGTTCCCTGACCTTTAACCGCGGTCTGGCCATCGAGTTCAGGCAGCTCGAACTCGGCCCGGAGGATGCTCCGCTTGCCATCATCCCCAGAATCACCGCGACTCTGGAAATCCCTCCCCTGTTTGAGAAGAAAATCAGCCTCAAACAGGTTCAGCTCGACAACCCGGAGCTCAACCTGACACTCCCGCTACCGGTTCAAGAGAAGCGCAATTCCTCCCACCAGCTGATTAACAGCCTCGGGATAGAGAGCTTGAGTGTGCGCAATGCCCGGTTAAAGGTTTTTTACCTGCGCGACGGCAAGAGCATCAAACGGGCCGAGATTTCAGGAATTCACAGCGTATTGCGCGGCTGGCAGCCCGGAAAAAAAGGGCAGCTGATCGCAACCGGCCATGTCGATCAGACCGGGGCTGACTTTGTGTTGGAAACCAGCCTGCCCTCCAGTACCGATCCGGCGGTCTGGCGGCAGGAAACCTTGACCACCAAACTGCAGCTCAGTCATCTTTCCACCCTCCACCTGCCAAAAATCCCCAACCAGCAATACCCGGCGGCAGTGGATCTGAAACTGGATATCTCAGGCACTCCGGCGAGCGGGACCCAACTTTTGGCCGAAATTAAAGACAGTGCAACGGCTGAAAAATTGTTCACCATGAGTGGGCTGTGGACCTCTTCCAGCCAGCGGGACAGTATAACCAAGCTGCAAGGGACACTGCTTGAGCTGCCGGTGGCCGGCCAGATAGAAATGGTGCGCGCCGCAGGGAAAACACACTTGAGCGGAACTCTGGGAGCAAAAGACATTCGCCTCGATCGAGAGCTGCTGGCCAAGTGGCGCATTCCCAACGCCCAAAAGTTAACCTCAGGCCATTTGGACCAGCTGTCCGTCAGTCTGGATAAAACCTGGCTGACCGGCCAGAAGCAAAGGAGCCTGCCGCGCATCGACACGCAGGTTGTACTCAGTCAGCTGCAGTGGGATATTCCCCAGCTGAAACAATTCCAGAATTTCTCCATCACTACCCGGCTCGAGAACCAGCAACTAAAAATCAGCCAGGGCAACTTTGCGGTCGGTGACCATCCCTTTTCTTTCAGCGGTTCCATCACGCACCCGTTTCTGGAACCGGACGCGGACCTGAAAATTGTCACCACCCCCGACCTGGCTCAATTGCAGCAGCAGCTCTCCCTTCCGGCCGGCTGGACGATGCAGGGGACCACGGAACTCTCCCTGAGCCTGACCGGGGCCCTGTTTTCGCCAAATTTCCAGCTACGGGCAAAACTGGCTGATGCAGGATTTCACTTCGCCGATTTTTTCCGGAAGAAACCCGCCCAACCAGCTTCGCTCGGCATCAGCGGGCAGCTGAACCCGGATCGGATCGATGTCGCGCAGGCCGTGCTCAACCTGCCGAATAATCAGCTCAGCGGGAGCGGCTATCTGCTCCTCAACCAGAACCTGACGAACTACGGTTTTTCCTTATCGCCCCTGAACCTGACCACGCTCAAACCATTGTCTCCGCTGCTCCAGGAGCTCCAGGCAAACGGGCGGATCAGCATGGACCTGACCGTACAGGGGCAAGACCTTGACGGCCGCATCACCCTGCAGGACTTCGGAGCCCATCTGACCAGGATCCTCGGCGAGCTACAAAAAACCACGGGGACAGTCGCACTGGACCGGAACGGATTGAGCTTCACGCAGCTCAGTGCCAATCTGGGCGAATCCCGCTTTCTGGTCGACGGCAAACTCAGCAACTGGCAAGACCCGCAGCTGAGTCTCGATGTCTCCGCGGCAAAGATCAGATCCCATGATCTGATCTTTCCAAATCGCACCATGGAACTGCACGACCTGCGGGGGCACCTGCAGATAGACCGTAACGGGATCCGCTTCGCCCCGGTTACCGTTGAAATCAAAGAGACCACCAAGGCCAGGGTCGTCGGAACGGTAACCGATTTCAGCGATCCCCAGGTCGCTCTGGATATCAGCGGCGAACGGGTCGATGTCCTGGATATTATCAAACTGTTCCATGGCCCTCATGAAGAACCCGGCGAACATCATTTAAGCAAACCCATCAAAATCAGGGTCGCGGCCAAGGAGGGAACCATCGGTGGCCTGCATTTCCAGAACGCCAGCGGGGTCATTACTGAGGAGAAAGGACTTTTTGTATTGGCCCCCCTTTATTTCCATAACGGTGACGGCTGGTGCCGAGCCCGGGTTGAATTTAACGGCAACGATGACCAGGCGCCATTGAAAGTATCCGGCCATGCCGAAGGGGTCAGCGCGTCAATCCTGCACCAGGATCTCTTCTCCAAACCCGGACTCATCAAAGGCAAGCTGGACGGGGACTTTTTTGTACAGGGGGCCCCAACTGGGGAAGACTTCTGGAACACTGCCGTGGGCGGCATCCATATCCAGGTTCACGATGGGACCCTGCATAAATTCAACAGTTTATCCAAGGTTTTTTCGTTATTGAATATTTCCCAGCTGTTTGTCGGCAAGCTGCCGGACATGGCCAAGGAAGGGATGCCCTTTGATCTGATGGAAGGGAGTATCAAAATTGCCGACGGTCGCATGACCACGGAGGATCTGAGGATCCACAGCGAAGCGATGAACCTTTCCCTGGTCGGCTCCCAAGGACTGGTTGACGACTCCCTGGACTTCACCCTCGGCGTAATGCCGCTCAGAACAGTTGACAAGGTCATCACTTCAATTCCGGTTGCAGGCTGGGTCCTGACCGGAGAAGACAAAGCTCTGTTGACGGCTTATTTCAAAATCGAAGGCAGCAACGAAGATCCAAAGGTCTCAGTCATCCCTGTCGACTCTATCTCCAACACGGTTCTGGGGATATTCAAACGGACGTTGGGGCTGCCGGGAAAACTGGTCAAGGATATCGGCAACCTCTTCAAATCGGCCCCGGAGAAAAAAACCGAGCCCTGA
- the corA gene encoding magnesium/cobalt transporter CorA — MPPLKKAFRTATSLFRSPAKKIGLPPGSLVHVGQQKVERPVCSYLDYSDELFTHRTDVSFAECRELKLRQTVSWINLDGIHDIEMINNFGSEFDLHSLMLEDILDTSHSPKFEEYENLALVILKMLYFDKESAQLDAEQISMVLTEQNVLTFQERPGDVFDGVRERLKRKSGRIRQRGSDYLIYALIDCIVDSYFHVLEGIGDRLDYLETELINRPSQEVLTQVHQLKGQLIFFRKAVWPLRELVNNMMHSESPLFEETTNVYLRDLYDHAIQVLDTVETFRETASGLVELYMSSVSQRMNEVMQVLTVMASIFIPLTFLAGVYGMNFVDMPELKWRYGYPMIWGVMILCALIMLWLFKRKKWF, encoded by the coding sequence GTGCCCCCGTTGAAAAAAGCTTTCAGGACGGCGACTTCCCTATTCCGCAGCCCGGCCAAAAAGATCGGGCTGCCGCCCGGTTCGCTGGTCCATGTCGGCCAACAGAAGGTGGAGCGGCCGGTCTGTTCTTATCTGGATTATTCTGATGAACTCTTCACTCACCGTACCGATGTCAGCTTTGCCGAATGTCGTGAGTTGAAACTCAGGCAGACCGTCAGCTGGATCAACCTTGATGGCATTCACGATATCGAGATGATCAATAATTTCGGCTCAGAATTCGATTTGCACAGCCTGATGCTTGAAGATATTCTTGATACCAGTCATTCGCCAAAGTTTGAGGAATACGAAAACTTGGCCCTGGTTATTTTGAAAATGCTCTATTTTGACAAAGAGAGCGCGCAGCTGGACGCCGAGCAGATCAGCATGGTGCTGACCGAGCAAAATGTCCTGACTTTTCAGGAGCGTCCGGGGGATGTGTTTGATGGTGTGCGCGAACGGTTGAAGCGCAAGAGCGGCCGGATTCGTCAGCGCGGTTCCGATTACCTGATCTATGCCCTGATTGACTGCATTGTTGACAGCTATTTTCATGTCCTGGAAGGGATTGGTGACCGGCTTGATTATCTGGAAACGGAACTCATCAACCGGCCGAGCCAGGAGGTCCTGACCCAGGTTCACCAACTGAAGGGGCAGCTGATTTTTTTCCGCAAGGCGGTCTGGCCGCTGCGTGAGTTGGTCAATAATATGATGCATAGCGAATCACCATTGTTTGAGGAAACAACCAATGTCTATCTGCGTGATCTGTACGATCATGCCATCCAGGTTCTCGACACGGTGGAAACCTTCCGGGAGACCGCATCGGGGCTGGTTGAGCTTTATATGTCGAGCGTCAGCCAGCGGATGAACGAAGTGATGCAGGTTTTGACCGTGATGGCCTCAATCTTTATTCCGTTGACCTTTCTGGCCGGTGTCTACGGGATGAATTTTGTGGACATGCCGGAACTGAAGTGGCGTTACGGGTACCCGATGATTTGGGGAGTGATGATATTATGTGCCTTGATCATGCTCTGGTTGTTCAAAAGGAAAAAGTGGTTTTGA
- a CDS encoding (deoxy)nucleoside triphosphate pyrophosphohydrolase, translating into MTNSNATISPLAVCAAVILKKGKILLTRRPLDKKMGGFWEFPGGKIEPGETPQDALQRELREELDIEIEVGPLLAKVLHNYEWGAVAIHAFWCHWSGGQISHLEVIDHSWVTPAELPDYDILPADAPLISKLQAMDTNDLFSFR; encoded by the coding sequence ATGACCAATAGCAATGCAACGATAAGCCCCTTGGCCGTCTGTGCCGCAGTTATTCTCAAAAAGGGAAAGATCCTTTTGACGCGCCGTCCGCTTGATAAAAAAATGGGTGGCTTCTGGGAGTTCCCGGGTGGCAAAATCGAGCCCGGCGAGACACCCCAGGACGCCCTGCAACGGGAGTTGCGCGAAGAGTTGGATATCGAGATCGAAGTCGGCCCCTTGCTGGCAAAAGTTTTGCATAATTACGAGTGGGGTGCGGTCGCAATTCACGCCTTCTGGTGTCACTGGAGCGGCGGACAGATCAGCCATCTTGAAGTTATTGATCACAGCTGGGTGACCCCGGCAGAGTTACCGGATTACGACATTCTCCCTGCAGACGCTCCGCTTATCAGCAAACTGCAGGCAATGGATACAAATGATTTATTTTCATTTCGATGA
- the ubiE gene encoding bifunctional demethylmenaquinone methyltransferase/2-methoxy-6-polyprenyl-1,4-benzoquinol methylase UbiE: protein MFQLSDKGRRVRQMFDDISGRYDLLNRLLSFGIDRRWRRFAVSQLSIPKNGQVLDIATGTCDVALEVAAQTDASVTIVGEDFTQGMLVRGQAKLNSSPYGQRIALVNAPCEEIPHPDNTFDGITIAFGIRNVVDRQAGLNEMFRVLKPGGRVVILEFSNPRSQLFRKIYYFYFQKILPAIGGFLSKRSAYQYLPDSVMEFPDRETFRAMLASAGFSRLQHVDLTFGIATVYVGDKPRGL, encoded by the coding sequence ATGTTTCAGTTGTCTGACAAAGGGCGTCGTGTCCGCCAGATGTTCGATGATATTTCAGGTCGTTACGATCTGTTGAACCGCTTGTTATCGTTCGGAATAGACCGTCGTTGGAGACGGTTCGCCGTCAGCCAGCTGAGTATTCCCAAAAACGGGCAGGTGTTGGATATTGCCACCGGAACCTGTGATGTTGCGCTTGAGGTTGCGGCGCAAACAGATGCTTCGGTGACGATCGTCGGTGAAGATTTTACCCAGGGCATGCTGGTGCGGGGGCAGGCCAAGTTGAATTCATCCCCGTATGGGCAACGCATCGCGCTGGTCAATGCGCCCTGTGAGGAGATCCCCCATCCTGACAACACCTTTGACGGTATTACCATCGCGTTCGGAATTCGCAATGTCGTCGACCGCCAGGCCGGCTTGAATGAGATGTTCCGGGTCCTGAAGCCGGGCGGACGAGTTGTTATTCTTGAATTTTCCAATCCCCGGAGTCAACTGTTTCGTAAAATTTATTATTTTTACTTTCAAAAAATACTGCCTGCCATCGGCGGCTTTCTGTCCAAACGCAGCGCCTATCAATATCTGCCTGACTCGGTAATGGAGTTTCCTGACCGGGAGACTTTCCGCGCTATGCTGGCGAGCGCCGGGTTCAGCCGACTTCAGCATGTCGATCTGACCTTCGGTATTGCCACCGTGTATGTTGGTGATAAGCCGCGGGGGCTTTGA
- a CDS encoding succinylglutamate desuccinylase/aspartoacylase family protein, with protein sequence MKQVAPFVLGGVSVEPGTRATVNLPVARLYTHNAMTLPVQVVHGRKKGATLFVSAAVHGDEINGVEIIRRLLGQRVLGSLRGTLLAIPVVNPFGFIQRARYLPDRRDLNRSFPGTPKGSLAGRLAHLFMSEVASRSDFGVDLHTGSNFRSNLPQIRTSLDDPRAIELATAFGAPIIVPSELREGSLREAVAELGKPVLVYEGGEALYFNETVISVGLKGMVRLMRHIGMLPPGRKSHRADPVITDYTSWVRAGMSGIFARKVKLGALVRKNALLGVLSDPFGDDREEVRAPFSGVVIGELNLPLAHEGDALIHLAKVPDQDEAEEVLDEYASSLTDEDFGLER encoded by the coding sequence GTGAAACAGGTTGCTCCTTTTGTTCTGGGTGGGGTCTCGGTTGAGCCCGGGACGCGGGCCACGGTCAATCTACCGGTGGCCCGGCTCTATACCCACAACGCCATGACCCTTCCGGTGCAGGTCGTGCATGGCCGGAAAAAAGGAGCAACCCTTTTTGTCAGCGCTGCGGTTCACGGCGATGAAATCAATGGGGTTGAAATCATTCGTCGGCTGCTCGGCCAGCGTGTCCTGGGTTCTTTGCGCGGTACTTTGCTGGCTATTCCGGTGGTCAATCCGTTCGGTTTTATCCAGCGGGCGCGTTATTTACCAGACCGCCGTGATTTGAATCGCTCCTTTCCGGGAACGCCCAAAGGATCTCTGGCGGGCCGGTTGGCCCACCTGTTCATGAGCGAAGTAGCCAGTCGCAGCGATTTCGGCGTCGATCTGCATACCGGTTCGAACTTCCGTAGTAATCTGCCCCAGATCCGGACCAGTCTCGACGATCCGCGGGCCATAGAACTGGCTACCGCGTTCGGTGCCCCTATCATTGTCCCTTCCGAATTACGGGAAGGATCTTTGCGGGAGGCGGTTGCTGAACTGGGCAAGCCGGTGCTGGTTTATGAAGGCGGCGAAGCGCTCTATTTTAACGAGACGGTTATTTCCGTGGGCCTGAAGGGGATGGTCCGGCTGATGCGTCACATCGGCATGTTACCGCCGGGGCGCAAAAGCCATCGGGCCGATCCGGTCATCACCGATTACACCAGTTGGGTGCGTGCCGGCATGAGCGGGATTTTTGCCCGAAAAGTCAAACTGGGAGCCCTGGTCAGAAAGAACGCCCTGCTCGGCGTTTTGAGTGATCCCTTCGGAGATGATCGGGAAGAGGTCCGCGCCCCGTTTTCCGGGGTGGTGATCGGCGAATTGAACCTGCCCCTGGCCCATGAGGGAGATGCCCTGATTCATCTGGCCAAGGTCCCTGATCAGGATGAAGCCGAGGAAGTTCTGGACGAATACGCCTCATCCTTGACGGATGAGGATTTCGGACTGGAGCGCTAA